A window of Silurus meridionalis isolate SWU-2019-XX chromosome 4, ASM1480568v1, whole genome shotgun sequence contains these coding sequences:
- the tgfbr2b gene encoding TGF-beta receptor type-2 isoform X3, with protein MEYAGFSVLCWLAVFMCTLALERNAVEGVVPGRVKINSLCKFCDVQPSTCTGTGTCKINCSITSICEHTDEVCVAIWRKNDENNTIETVCHAPTQPLYGVFLKDYNSTICEMKEQKTVNGLLYICSCDEDECNENLFFPHSTTDHEVVLVILVSLLPLLVLAVLVVASFYWYRIYRRRKLSEWETKKPSKRKGPLDCSDACAIMIDDDRSDSSSTHANSLNHNTEPLPIELDMQVGKGRFAEVYRAKLRQSSSQQFETVAVKIFPCEEYASWKNEKDVFSDIDLKHENVLHFLTAEERKVERQFWLITAYHPRGNLQDYLTRHLISWEDLRRLGGSLAWGIAHLHSERTPCGRPKVPIVHRDIKSSNILVKNDLTCCLCDFGLALRLDNSLSVDDLANSGQVGTARYMAPEVLESRINLENIESFKQTDVYSMALVLWEITSRCNAIGEVKDYEPPFGSKVREHPCVESMKDNVLRDRGRPEIPSSWTKHPGVALVCASINECWDQDPEARLTAQCVAERFREINDDLDKLSTRSSSEEKIPEDCSVSVSDDK; from the exons ATGGAGTACGCTGGCTTTTCCGTACTATGTTGGCTCGCGGTCTTCATGTGTACGCTCGCGCTCGAGAGGAACGCAGTCG AAGGGGTGGTCCCTGGTAGAGTTAAGATAAACAGCCTGTGTAAATTCTGTGATGTGCAACCATCCACCTGTACTGGCACTGGTACATGCAAAATCAACTGCAGCATTACCTCAATTTGTGAACACACCGATGAAGTCTGTGTGGCAATCTG GAGAAAGAACGATGAGAACAACACAATCGAGACAGTGTGTCACGCTCCAACACAACCTCTGTATGGCGTGTTTCTGAAGGACTACAACAGCACCATATGTGAGATGAAGGAGCAAAAGACAGTCAATGGTCTGCTCTACATCTGTTCTTGTGATGAGGATGAGTGCAATGAGAACCTGTTTTTTCCTCACA GCACCACAGACCATGAGGTGGTTTTAGTAATCTTGGTCAGCCTGCTGCCTTTGCTGGTTCTGGCTGTGTTAGTTGTGGCTTCTTTCTACTGGTACCGCATCTACAGGCGTCGCAAGCTCAGCGAATGGGAGACCAAAAAGCCTTCAAAACGCAAAGGTCCACTAGACTGCAGCGATGCCTGCGCCATCATGATAGATGACGATCGGTCAGACAGCAGCTCCACGCACGCCAATAGTCTCAACCATAACACAGAACCACTACCCATTGAGCTGGACATGCAGGTGGGCAAGGGTCGTTTTGCAGAGGTCTACCGGGCCAAGCTTAGGCAGAGCTCATCTCAGCAGTTCGAAACAGTTGCTGTGAAGATCTTCCCGTGTGAAGAGTATGCTTCCTGGAAGAACGAGAAAGACGTCTTCTCTGACATTGACCTGAAGCATGAGAATGTGCTGCACTTCCTCACCGCTGAAGAAAGGAAGGTCGAGAGGCAGTTCTGGTTAATCACAGCCTACCATCCTCGTGGGAATCTTCAAGACTACCTCACTCGCCACCTGATAAGCTGGGAGGACCTGCGGAGGCTTGGCGGGTCACTGGCATGGGGAATTGCTCATCTACATAGTGAACGCACACCCTGCGGAAGGCCCAAAGTGCCCATCGTCCACCGAGACATCAAGAGCTCCAATATCCTAGTAAAGAATGACCTCACATGTTGCCTGTGTGACTTCGGCCTGGCTTTACGACTGGATAATTCCTTGTCTGTGGATGACTTGGCCAACAGTGGACAG GTCGGAACAGCGAGGTACATGGCGCCAGAAGTGCTGGAGTCCAGAATAAATCTGGAGAACATCGAGTCCTTTAAACAGACTGATGTCTACTCCATGGCTTTGGTGCTGTGGGAGATCACTTCCAGGTGTAACGCCATTGGAG aggtAAAAGATTATGAACCTCCATTTGGCTCTAAAGTGCGAGAGCACCCCTGTGTGGAGAGCATGAAAGACAACGTGCTTCGGGATAGGGGCCGACCTGAGATCCCTAGCAGCTGGACGAAGCACCCA GGTGTGGCTTTGGTGTGCGCCAGTATCAATGAATGCTGGGACCAGGACCCTGAGGCTCGACTCACGGCGCAATGTGTGGCCGAGCGCTTCAGGGAGATTAACGATGATCTGGATAAGCTGTCCACCCGTAGCAGCTCTGAGGAGAAAATTCCAGAGGACTGCTCTGTGAGCGTCAGTGATGATAAGTga
- the tgfbr2b gene encoding TGF-beta receptor type-2 isoform X1 has translation MEYAGFSVLCWLAVFMCTLALERNAVEGVVPGRVKINSLCKFCDVQPSTCTGTGTCKINCSITSICEHTDEVCVAIWRKNDENNTIETVCHAPTQPLYGVFLKDYNSTICEMKEQKTVNGLLYICSCDEDECNENLFFPHSAKRKYFWDSSALNPTESDAGTTDHEVVLVILVSLLPLLVLAVLVVASFYWYRIYRRRKLSEWETKKPSKRKGPLDCSDACAIMIDDDRSDSSSTHANSLNHNTEPLPIELDMQVGKGRFAEVYRAKLRQSSSQQFETVAVKIFPCEEYASWKNEKDVFSDIDLKHENVLHFLTAEERKVERQFWLITAYHPRGNLQDYLTRHLISWEDLRRLGGSLAWGIAHLHSERTPCGRPKVPIVHRDIKSSNILVKNDLTCCLCDFGLALRLDNSLSVDDLANSGQVGTARYMAPEVLESRINLENIESFKQTDVYSMALVLWEITSRCNAIGEVKDYEPPFGSKVREHPCVESMKDNVLRDRGRPEIPSSWTKHPGVALVCASINECWDQDPEARLTAQCVAERFREINDDLDKLSTRSSSEEKIPEDCSVSVSDDK, from the exons ATGGAGTACGCTGGCTTTTCCGTACTATGTTGGCTCGCGGTCTTCATGTGTACGCTCGCGCTCGAGAGGAACGCAGTCG AAGGGGTGGTCCCTGGTAGAGTTAAGATAAACAGCCTGTGTAAATTCTGTGATGTGCAACCATCCACCTGTACTGGCACTGGTACATGCAAAATCAACTGCAGCATTACCTCAATTTGTGAACACACCGATGAAGTCTGTGTGGCAATCTG GAGAAAGAACGATGAGAACAACACAATCGAGACAGTGTGTCACGCTCCAACACAACCTCTGTATGGCGTGTTTCTGAAGGACTACAACAGCACCATATGTGAGATGAAGGAGCAAAAGACAGTCAATGGTCTGCTCTACATCTGTTCTTGTGATGAGGATGAGTGCAATGAGAACCTGTTTTTTCCTCACA GTGCTAAAAGGAAATATTTCTGGGACTCGTCAGCATTAAACCCAACCGAAAGTGATGCAG GCACCACAGACCATGAGGTGGTTTTAGTAATCTTGGTCAGCCTGCTGCCTTTGCTGGTTCTGGCTGTGTTAGTTGTGGCTTCTTTCTACTGGTACCGCATCTACAGGCGTCGCAAGCTCAGCGAATGGGAGACCAAAAAGCCTTCAAAACGCAAAGGTCCACTAGACTGCAGCGATGCCTGCGCCATCATGATAGATGACGATCGGTCAGACAGCAGCTCCACGCACGCCAATAGTCTCAACCATAACACAGAACCACTACCCATTGAGCTGGACATGCAGGTGGGCAAGGGTCGTTTTGCAGAGGTCTACCGGGCCAAGCTTAGGCAGAGCTCATCTCAGCAGTTCGAAACAGTTGCTGTGAAGATCTTCCCGTGTGAAGAGTATGCTTCCTGGAAGAACGAGAAAGACGTCTTCTCTGACATTGACCTGAAGCATGAGAATGTGCTGCACTTCCTCACCGCTGAAGAAAGGAAGGTCGAGAGGCAGTTCTGGTTAATCACAGCCTACCATCCTCGTGGGAATCTTCAAGACTACCTCACTCGCCACCTGATAAGCTGGGAGGACCTGCGGAGGCTTGGCGGGTCACTGGCATGGGGAATTGCTCATCTACATAGTGAACGCACACCCTGCGGAAGGCCCAAAGTGCCCATCGTCCACCGAGACATCAAGAGCTCCAATATCCTAGTAAAGAATGACCTCACATGTTGCCTGTGTGACTTCGGCCTGGCTTTACGACTGGATAATTCCTTGTCTGTGGATGACTTGGCCAACAGTGGACAG GTCGGAACAGCGAGGTACATGGCGCCAGAAGTGCTGGAGTCCAGAATAAATCTGGAGAACATCGAGTCCTTTAAACAGACTGATGTCTACTCCATGGCTTTGGTGCTGTGGGAGATCACTTCCAGGTGTAACGCCATTGGAG aggtAAAAGATTATGAACCTCCATTTGGCTCTAAAGTGCGAGAGCACCCCTGTGTGGAGAGCATGAAAGACAACGTGCTTCGGGATAGGGGCCGACCTGAGATCCCTAGCAGCTGGACGAAGCACCCA GGTGTGGCTTTGGTGTGCGCCAGTATCAATGAATGCTGGGACCAGGACCCTGAGGCTCGACTCACGGCGCAATGTGTGGCCGAGCGCTTCAGGGAGATTAACGATGATCTGGATAAGCTGTCCACCCGTAGCAGCTCTGAGGAGAAAATTCCAGAGGACTGCTCTGTGAGCGTCAGTGATGATAAGTga
- the tgfbr2b gene encoding TGF-beta receptor type-2 isoform X2: MEYAGFSVLCWLAVFMCTLALERNAVGVVPGRVKINSLCKFCDVQPSTCTGTGTCKINCSITSICEHTDEVCVAIWRKNDENNTIETVCHAPTQPLYGVFLKDYNSTICEMKEQKTVNGLLYICSCDEDECNENLFFPHSAKRKYFWDSSALNPTESDAGTTDHEVVLVILVSLLPLLVLAVLVVASFYWYRIYRRRKLSEWETKKPSKRKGPLDCSDACAIMIDDDRSDSSSTHANSLNHNTEPLPIELDMQVGKGRFAEVYRAKLRQSSSQQFETVAVKIFPCEEYASWKNEKDVFSDIDLKHENVLHFLTAEERKVERQFWLITAYHPRGNLQDYLTRHLISWEDLRRLGGSLAWGIAHLHSERTPCGRPKVPIVHRDIKSSNILVKNDLTCCLCDFGLALRLDNSLSVDDLANSGQVGTARYMAPEVLESRINLENIESFKQTDVYSMALVLWEITSRCNAIGEVKDYEPPFGSKVREHPCVESMKDNVLRDRGRPEIPSSWTKHPGVALVCASINECWDQDPEARLTAQCVAERFREINDDLDKLSTRSSSEEKIPEDCSVSVSDDK; encoded by the exons ATGGAGTACGCTGGCTTTTCCGTACTATGTTGGCTCGCGGTCTTCATGTGTACGCTCGCGCTCGAGAGGAACGCAGTCG GGGTGGTCCCTGGTAGAGTTAAGATAAACAGCCTGTGTAAATTCTGTGATGTGCAACCATCCACCTGTACTGGCACTGGTACATGCAAAATCAACTGCAGCATTACCTCAATTTGTGAACACACCGATGAAGTCTGTGTGGCAATCTG GAGAAAGAACGATGAGAACAACACAATCGAGACAGTGTGTCACGCTCCAACACAACCTCTGTATGGCGTGTTTCTGAAGGACTACAACAGCACCATATGTGAGATGAAGGAGCAAAAGACAGTCAATGGTCTGCTCTACATCTGTTCTTGTGATGAGGATGAGTGCAATGAGAACCTGTTTTTTCCTCACA GTGCTAAAAGGAAATATTTCTGGGACTCGTCAGCATTAAACCCAACCGAAAGTGATGCAG GCACCACAGACCATGAGGTGGTTTTAGTAATCTTGGTCAGCCTGCTGCCTTTGCTGGTTCTGGCTGTGTTAGTTGTGGCTTCTTTCTACTGGTACCGCATCTACAGGCGTCGCAAGCTCAGCGAATGGGAGACCAAAAAGCCTTCAAAACGCAAAGGTCCACTAGACTGCAGCGATGCCTGCGCCATCATGATAGATGACGATCGGTCAGACAGCAGCTCCACGCACGCCAATAGTCTCAACCATAACACAGAACCACTACCCATTGAGCTGGACATGCAGGTGGGCAAGGGTCGTTTTGCAGAGGTCTACCGGGCCAAGCTTAGGCAGAGCTCATCTCAGCAGTTCGAAACAGTTGCTGTGAAGATCTTCCCGTGTGAAGAGTATGCTTCCTGGAAGAACGAGAAAGACGTCTTCTCTGACATTGACCTGAAGCATGAGAATGTGCTGCACTTCCTCACCGCTGAAGAAAGGAAGGTCGAGAGGCAGTTCTGGTTAATCACAGCCTACCATCCTCGTGGGAATCTTCAAGACTACCTCACTCGCCACCTGATAAGCTGGGAGGACCTGCGGAGGCTTGGCGGGTCACTGGCATGGGGAATTGCTCATCTACATAGTGAACGCACACCCTGCGGAAGGCCCAAAGTGCCCATCGTCCACCGAGACATCAAGAGCTCCAATATCCTAGTAAAGAATGACCTCACATGTTGCCTGTGTGACTTCGGCCTGGCTTTACGACTGGATAATTCCTTGTCTGTGGATGACTTGGCCAACAGTGGACAG GTCGGAACAGCGAGGTACATGGCGCCAGAAGTGCTGGAGTCCAGAATAAATCTGGAGAACATCGAGTCCTTTAAACAGACTGATGTCTACTCCATGGCTTTGGTGCTGTGGGAGATCACTTCCAGGTGTAACGCCATTGGAG aggtAAAAGATTATGAACCTCCATTTGGCTCTAAAGTGCGAGAGCACCCCTGTGTGGAGAGCATGAAAGACAACGTGCTTCGGGATAGGGGCCGACCTGAGATCCCTAGCAGCTGGACGAAGCACCCA GGTGTGGCTTTGGTGTGCGCCAGTATCAATGAATGCTGGGACCAGGACCCTGAGGCTCGACTCACGGCGCAATGTGTGGCCGAGCGCTTCAGGGAGATTAACGATGATCTGGATAAGCTGTCCACCCGTAGCAGCTCTGAGGAGAAAATTCCAGAGGACTGCTCTGTGAGCGTCAGTGATGATAAGTga